A genomic segment from Bacteroidales bacterium encodes:
- a CDS encoding heavy-metal-associated domain-containing protein — translation MKSKLLTFILFLIATFMVHAQNKSEIKIKTSAQCGMCKERIEKALAYEKGIYSSNLDLKTKEVTVVYNPQKTSPDKIRLAISKVGYQADDLKADPFAYEELPPCCKLPDDKNHQEHQN, via the coding sequence ATGAAATCTAAATTATTAACCTTTATTTTATTTCTTATCGCAACTTTTATGGTTCATGCCCAAAACAAAAGCGAAATTAAAATTAAAACATCGGCTCAATGTGGAATGTGCAAGGAACGAATCGAAAAAGCGTTAGCTTACGAAAAAGGTATCTATTCATCCAATCTTGATCTTAAAACAAAAGAAGTAACAGTTGTTTACAATCCCCAAAAAACATCTCCGGATAAAATTCGTTTAGCCATCTCAAAAGTAGGCTATCAGGCAGACGATTTAAAAGCCGACCCATTTGCATACGAAGAATTACCTCCATGTTGTAAACTCCCTGACGATAAAAATCATCAAGAACACCAGAATTAA